The following coding sequences are from one Panicum hallii strain FIL2 chromosome 5, PHallii_v3.1, whole genome shotgun sequence window:
- the LOC112894269 gene encoding RHOMBOID-like protein 1: MPRRGETAVVPIDAASGERGGQERPKGERHRSHGPGHHCRHGPHRSRPPPPPPPVFRPFRRWFPFLVPLFIVANVALFVLTMYVNDCPAHARAAGAAIGGSVGESATAQGCWLAPELGRFAFQSFKENPLVGPSSATLLKMGALETSKVTKDHEGWRLITCIWLHAGVIHILANMLSLVLIGIRLEKEFGFMRIGTLYVISGVGGSLLSSLFMVSNISVGASGALFGLLGSMLSELITNWTIYENKIAALMTLVMIIVINLAVGILPHVDNFAHLGGFTSGFFLGFVLLMRPQFGYINQKNSPLGYPMGVTKRKFKIYQIILFVIALVILISGFTVGLVLLFQGFNASEHCSWCHYLSCVPTSKWSCKAPSNYCMSSQLGNQLNLTCQSTGKAATYVLSNPNNTEAIKNLCVGLCS; this comes from the exons atGCCGCGGCGGGGCGAGACGGCGGTGGTCCCCATTGACGCGGCCAGCGGCGAACGAGGAGGCCAGGAGCGGCCCAAGGGGGAGCGCCACCGGAGCCACGGCCCGGGACACCACTGCCGCCACGGCCcgcaccggagccgcccgccgccgccgccgccgcccgtgttcCGCCCGTTCCGGCGGTGGTTCCCGTTCCTCGTGCCGCTCTTCATCGTCGCCAATGTCGCCCTCTTCGTCCTCACCATGTACGTCAATGACTGCCCCGCGCACGCccgggccgccggcgccgcgatAGGGGGATCCGTCGGCGAGAGCGCCACCGCGCAGGGTTGCTGGCTCGCGCCGGAGCTCGGCAGGTTCGCGTTCCAGTCGTTCAAGGAGAACCCCCTCGtcggcccctcctccgccaC GCTGTTGAAAATGGGGGCACTGGAAACCAGTAAAGTTACCAAAGATCACGAAGGCTGGCGCCTCATTACATGCATTTGGTTGCATGCTGGAGTTATCCACATACTCGCTAATATGTTGAGTCTCGTATTGATTGGAATCAGGCTCGAGAAGGAATTTGGCTTCA TGAGGATTGGTACACTGTATGTGATCTCTGGTGTTGGTGGCAGCTTGCTGTCATCTTTATTTATGGTGTCAAATATATCTGTTGGTGCTTCAGGTGCACTATTTGGACTATTGGGCTCCATGCTGTCAGAGCTCATAACAAATTGGACGATATATGAGAACAAG ATCGCAGCACTCATGACTCTAGTTATGATCATTGTCATCAACTTAGCTGTTGGAATCCTTCCACATGTTGACAACTTTGCTCACCTCGGAGGATTTACATCAGGGTTCTTTCTCGGTTTTGTGTTGCTAATGCGACCGCAGTTTGGATATATTAACCAAAAGAACTCTCCTCTTGGATATCCCATGGGTGTAACTAAACGGAAGTTCAAGATATATCAAATCATACTTTTTGTTATTGCGCTAGTGATATTAATTTCTGG GTTCACTGTTGGCTTGGTGTTGCTTTTTCAAGGGTTCAATGCTAGTGAACACTGTTCTTGGTGCCATTATTTGAGCTGTGTGCCTACTTCAAAGTGGAGCTGCAAAGCACCAAGTAACTATTGCATG TCTTCACAGCTTGGAAATCAATTAAATCTGACATGCCAAAGCACTGGAAAGGCCGCAACATATGTTCTCAGCAATCCAAACAACACGGAAGCAATTAAAAATCTTTGTGTTGGCCTTTGCAGTTAA